The following proteins come from a genomic window of Streptomyces liliiviolaceus:
- a CDS encoding helix-turn-helix domain-containing protein → MADTNTQFEDGFKGGHEDGYEGGYEVGHEDGRESGHDGGRTGIKTFPFPVDLSVLGVGMQVGPMEAGRSWHSGEQIERVHRIDFHVVLFFRGGPVRHMIDFDEYEAGDGEILWIRPGQVHRFSSAADYRGTALIMQPGFLPRATVEATGLYRYDLPPLLRPDRDQLTGLENSLAQLEREYVDTRTLPLSLHTAVLRHTLTAFLLRLAHLAAGAADAAHARADSTFTRFREAVEKGFVTNHSVSAYADALGYSRRTLVRAVRAATGETPKGFIDKRVVLEAKRLLAHTDMPIGRIGAVVGFPDAANFSKFFTQHTGTTPVAFRAELR, encoded by the coding sequence ATGGCGGACACAAACACCCAATTCGAGGACGGATTCAAGGGCGGACACGAAGACGGGTACGAGGGCGGGTACGAAGTCGGGCACGAGGATGGACGTGAGAGCGGACATGACGGCGGCCGGACCGGGATCAAGACCTTTCCCTTCCCCGTCGACCTCAGCGTCCTCGGCGTAGGCATGCAGGTGGGCCCGATGGAAGCAGGCCGCAGCTGGCATTCGGGTGAACAGATCGAGCGCGTCCACCGCATCGACTTCCACGTGGTCCTGTTCTTCCGGGGCGGCCCCGTCCGCCACATGATCGACTTCGACGAGTACGAGGCCGGGGACGGCGAGATCCTGTGGATCCGGCCCGGTCAGGTGCACCGCTTCTCCTCGGCGGCGGACTACCGCGGCACCGCCCTGATCATGCAGCCGGGCTTCCTGCCCCGCGCCACCGTCGAGGCGACCGGCCTCTACCGCTACGACCTGCCCCCGCTGCTGCGCCCCGACCGCGACCAGCTCACCGGACTGGAGAACTCCCTCGCCCAGCTGGAACGCGAGTACGTCGACACGCGCACCCTGCCGCTCAGCCTGCACACCGCCGTGCTGCGGCACACCCTGACCGCGTTCCTGCTGCGCCTGGCCCATCTGGCGGCCGGTGCCGCCGACGCGGCCCACGCGCGGGCGGACAGCACCTTCACCCGCTTCCGCGAGGCCGTCGAGAAGGGCTTCGTCACCAACCACAGCGTCAGCGCCTACGCCGACGCCCTCGGCTACTCCCGGCGCACCCTCGTCCGCGCGGTCCGCGCCGCCACCGGCGAGACCCCCAAGGGCTTCATCGACAAACGGGTCGTCCTGGAGGCCAAGCGCCTGCTGGCCCACACGGACATGCCGATCGGCCGCATCGGCGCCGTCGTGGGCTTCCCGGACGCGGCCAACTTCTCCAAGTTCTTCACCCAGCACACGGGCACGACACCGGTGGCGTTCCGGGCGGAGCTGCGCTGA
- a CDS encoding glycoside hydrolase family 16 protein: protein MRETSGTPARPGRIRRSVIALVGVLSLAAAGASAAQADAPTPPSGWTQVFVDDFNGTAGTGVNTANWQYSTGHGYPGGPTNWGTGEIENMTSSTNNVALDGAGNLRITPRRDASGNWTSGRIETNRTDFQPPAGGKLRVQSRIQMPNVTGTAARGYWPAFWMLGAPYRGNYQNWPAVGELDIMENVQGLNTVWSTMHCGTNPGGPCNETTGIGGSTACPGTTCQAGFHTYGLEWDRSTSVEEIRFYVDGVNYHTVRANQVDATTWANATNHGYFIILNVAMGGGFVDAFGGGPDGATVPGNPMVVDYVQVLTSGGGTTPPPTGNRDAYSAIQAESFDGQSGTITETTTDSGGGQNIGALANGDWVQYKGVNFGSTAAKQFVARVASGAGNAVSGLVEVRLDSRTSTPVGSFALANTGGWQSWRTVPANISNVTGTHDVYLTFTSGQPADFVNVNWFNFGH from the coding sequence ATGAGGGAAACTTCCGGCACACCTGCAAGACCCGGCCGAATACGGCGCTCGGTCATCGCGCTCGTCGGCGTACTGAGCCTGGCGGCGGCCGGGGCCTCGGCGGCACAGGCCGACGCGCCCACGCCGCCCAGCGGCTGGACCCAGGTCTTCGTCGACGACTTCAACGGCACGGCCGGCACCGGCGTCAACACCGCGAACTGGCAGTACTCGACCGGCCACGGCTACCCGGGCGGCCCCACCAACTGGGGCACCGGCGAGATCGAGAACATGACGTCCAGCACCAACAACGTGGCGCTGGACGGGGCCGGGAACCTCCGGATCACCCCGCGGCGCGACGCCTCGGGCAACTGGACCTCGGGCCGTATCGAGACCAACCGCACCGACTTCCAGCCGCCCGCCGGGGGCAAGCTGCGCGTCCAGTCCCGTATCCAGATGCCCAATGTCACGGGCACGGCCGCCCGCGGGTACTGGCCGGCGTTCTGGATGCTGGGCGCGCCCTACCGCGGCAACTACCAGAACTGGCCGGCCGTCGGCGAGCTGGACATCATGGAGAACGTCCAGGGCCTCAACACCGTGTGGTCCACGATGCACTGCGGCACCAACCCGGGCGGCCCGTGCAACGAGACGACCGGCATCGGCGGCTCGACCGCCTGTCCCGGCACGACCTGCCAGGCGGGCTTCCACACCTACGGCCTGGAGTGGGACCGCTCTACGAGCGTGGAGGAGATCCGCTTCTACGTCGACGGCGTCAACTACCACACCGTACGGGCCAACCAGGTCGACGCGACGACCTGGGCGAACGCCACGAACCACGGGTACTTCATCATCCTGAACGTGGCGATGGGCGGCGGCTTCGTGGACGCCTTCGGCGGTGGCCCGGACGGTGCCACGGTGCCGGGCAACCCGATGGTCGTGGACTACGTGCAGGTGCTCACCTCAGGCGGCGGCACCACCCCTCCGCCGACCGGCAACCGCGACGCGTACAGCGCGATCCAGGCCGAGTCGTTCGACGGCCAGAGCGGCACGATCACCGAGACCACCACCGACTCGGGCGGCGGCCAGAACATCGGCGCGCTCGCCAACGGCGACTGGGTGCAGTACAAGGGCGTCAACTTCGGCTCCACGGCGGCCAAGCAGTTCGTCGCCCGGGTCGCGAGCGGCGCGGGCAACGCCGTCAGCGGTCTGGTGGAGGTCCGCCTCGACAGCCGTACGAGCACGCCCGTCGGCAGCTTCGCGCTGGCCAACACCGGTGGCTGGCAGAGCTGGCGGACCGTACCCGCGAACATCAGCAACGTCACCGGCACACACGACGTCTATCTGACCTTCACGAGCGGCCAGCCGGCGGACTTCGTGAACGTGAACTGGTTCAACTTCGGTCACTGA
- the tkt gene encoding transketolase, with protein MSAQTPDSLEWTDLDRRAVDTARLLAADAVQKVGNGHPGTAMSLAPAAYTLFQKVMRHDPADPEWTGRDRFVLSPGHTSLTLYTQLFLSGYELELDDLKAFRTHGSKTPGHPEYGHTAGVETTTGPLGQGVANAVGMAMAARYERGLFDPDAPEGESPFDHTVWGIVSDGDLEEGISAEASSLAGHQKLGNLVFLYDDNHISIEGDTATAFSEDVLKRYEAYGWHVQRVEPSTDGDSAGDIDVPALYEALTAARNETGRPSIIAMRTIIAWPAPNARNTEASHGSALGAEEIAATKRLLGFDPERSFEVSDEVLDHARRALDRGAEAHAAWNKQLAEWRTARPEQAKLFDRIVAGQLPEGWENALPVFETGTSVATRAASGKVLQALGGVLPELWGGSADLAGSNNTTIDKTSSFLPAGNPLPEADPYGRTIHFGIREHSMAAEMNGIALHGNTRIYGGTFLVFSDYMRNAVRLSALMQLPVTYVWTHDSIGLGEDGPTHQPVEHLASLRAIPGLNIVRPADANETAIAWAEITRRHAVNPAPHGLALTRQGVPTYEANTDAARGGYVLRDSSTEVPDAILIATGSEVQLAVAAREQLEAEGVGTRVVSMPSVEWFEEQSAEYRESVLPTAVKARVAVEAGIGLTWYRYVGDAGRIVSLEHFGASADAKVLFAEYGFTAENVAASARESVAAARG; from the coding sequence ATGAGCGCGCAGACACCTGACAGCTTGGAGTGGACCGACCTGGACCGCCGAGCCGTCGACACTGCCAGGCTGCTTGCGGCGGACGCCGTGCAGAAGGTCGGCAACGGCCACCCCGGCACCGCGATGAGTCTGGCCCCGGCCGCGTACACCCTCTTTCAGAAGGTGATGCGTCACGACCCCGCCGACCCGGAGTGGACCGGCCGCGACCGCTTCGTCCTCTCCCCCGGCCACACCTCGCTGACGCTCTACACCCAGCTCTTCCTCTCCGGCTACGAGCTGGAGCTGGACGACCTGAAGGCGTTCCGCACCCATGGCTCGAAGACGCCGGGACACCCCGAGTACGGCCACACGGCCGGGGTTGAGACCACCACGGGCCCGCTGGGCCAGGGCGTGGCCAACGCGGTGGGCATGGCGATGGCCGCCCGCTACGAGCGCGGCCTCTTCGACCCGGACGCCCCCGAGGGCGAGTCCCCCTTCGACCACACCGTCTGGGGCATCGTCTCCGACGGCGACCTGGAGGAGGGCATCTCCGCCGAGGCGTCCTCCCTCGCCGGCCACCAGAAGCTCGGCAACCTCGTCTTCCTCTACGACGACAACCACATCTCGATCGAGGGCGACACCGCCACGGCCTTCTCCGAGGACGTGCTGAAGCGGTACGAGGCCTACGGCTGGCACGTCCAGCGCGTCGAGCCCTCGACGGACGGCGACTCGGCCGGCGACATCGACGTACCCGCGCTGTACGAGGCCCTGACCGCCGCCAGGAACGAGACCGGGCGGCCCTCGATCATCGCGATGCGCACGATCATCGCCTGGCCCGCCCCGAACGCGCGGAACACCGAGGCCTCGCACGGCTCGGCGCTCGGCGCGGAGGAGATCGCGGCCACCAAGCGCCTCCTGGGCTTCGACCCCGAGCGGTCCTTCGAGGTGTCGGACGAGGTCCTGGACCACGCCCGTCGCGCCCTCGACCGCGGCGCCGAGGCCCACGCCGCCTGGAACAAGCAGCTCGCCGAGTGGCGCACCGCGCGGCCCGAGCAGGCGAAGCTCTTCGACCGGATCGTGGCCGGCCAGCTGCCCGAGGGCTGGGAGAACGCGCTCCCGGTGTTCGAGACCGGCACGTCCGTGGCGACCCGCGCGGCCTCCGGCAAGGTCCTCCAGGCCCTCGGCGGTGTGCTGCCCGAACTGTGGGGCGGCTCCGCCGACCTCGCGGGCTCCAACAACACCACCATCGACAAGACGTCGTCGTTCCTCCCGGCGGGCAACCCGCTCCCCGAGGCCGACCCGTACGGCCGCACGATCCACTTCGGTATCCGCGAGCACTCCATGGCGGCGGAGATGAACGGCATCGCGCTGCACGGCAACACCCGTATCTACGGCGGCACCTTCCTGGTGTTCTCCGACTACATGCGCAACGCCGTCCGCCTGTCCGCCCTGATGCAGCTCCCCGTCACCTACGTGTGGACGCACGACTCCATCGGTCTCGGCGAGGACGGCCCGACCCACCAGCCGGTCGAGCACCTGGCCTCGCTGCGCGCCATCCCCGGGCTGAACATCGTGCGCCCGGCCGACGCCAACGAGACCGCGATCGCCTGGGCCGAGATCACCCGGCGGCACGCGGTGAACCCGGCCCCGCACGGCCTGGCCCTCACCCGTCAGGGTGTACCGACCTACGAGGCCAACACCGACGCGGCCAGGGGCGGCTACGTTCTGCGCGACTCCTCCACCGAGGTGCCCGACGCGATCCTCATCGCGACCGGCTCCGAGGTGCAGCTCGCCGTGGCGGCACGCGAGCAGCTGGAAGCCGAGGGAGTGGGCACCCGCGTGGTGTCGATGCCGTCCGTGGAGTGGTTCGAGGAGCAGTCCGCCGAGTACCGGGAGAGTGTCCTGCCGACAGCCGTGAAGGCCCGTGTGGCGGTCGAGGCGGGCATCGGTCTCACCTGGTACCGGTACGTCGGTGACGCCGGACGCATCGTCTCCCTGGAGCACTTCGGCGCCTCCGCCGACGCCAAGGTCCTGTTCGCCGAGTACGGCTTCACCGCCGAGAACGTCGCCGCGTCCGCGCGGGAATCCGTCGCCGCCGCCCGCGGTTGA
- a CDS encoding sensor histidine kinase, translated as MRRARLRISVITGATITLLITLVGGVAHTVMTHAQDEQVRRELRYGASRGDLSSPPVCTWLYTPGAIPLANSPDGFPVRADMDRALRTREAVERTVRRNGTVYLVRTQVRADGELVQAVFDLRFQLADRRYLWSALGVAEVVGLLAATATGAVLGRRAVAPLADALTRQRRFVADASHELRTPITQVYTRAQVLARQAVADDLPARHRDGLARLVGSVGRLGEVLDDLLLSASLAADPARRSEHRHVELVTLARSVVAEESDRTRDSGLTVVVNGPSYPLCVDGIESALRRAVGELLVNAIGHTPAGGRIEVDLAQADGTVQLTVTDTGSGFDPAEAERLFERFHRGDAGGQYGLGLALLREVIAHHGGTVAATGRPGRGARFTIRLPECASSGVPDPAPAVTAGRW; from the coding sequence GTGCGCCGGGCACGCCTGCGGATCTCGGTGATCACCGGCGCCACCATCACCCTGCTGATCACGCTCGTCGGCGGCGTGGCCCACACGGTCATGACCCACGCGCAGGACGAGCAGGTCCGGCGGGAGCTGCGCTACGGCGCGTCGCGCGGCGACCTGTCGAGCCCCCCGGTCTGCACCTGGCTGTACACACCGGGCGCGATCCCGCTCGCGAACAGCCCGGACGGCTTCCCGGTGCGCGCCGACATGGACCGGGCGCTGCGGACCCGGGAGGCCGTGGAACGCACCGTACGGCGCAACGGCACGGTCTACCTCGTGCGGACGCAGGTCAGGGCGGACGGCGAGCTGGTGCAGGCGGTGTTCGACCTGCGTTTCCAGCTCGCCGACCGGAGGTACCTGTGGTCGGCGCTGGGCGTCGCCGAGGTCGTGGGACTGCTTGCCGCGACCGCGACCGGTGCCGTCCTGGGGCGCCGGGCGGTGGCCCCGCTGGCCGACGCCCTCACCCGGCAGCGCCGGTTCGTCGCGGACGCCAGCCACGAGCTGCGCACCCCGATCACCCAGGTGTACACGCGGGCGCAGGTGCTGGCCCGGCAGGCGGTCGCCGACGATCTGCCGGCCCGGCACCGGGACGGACTGGCCCGGCTGGTCGGTTCGGTCGGCCGCCTCGGCGAGGTCCTGGACGACCTGCTGCTGTCCGCGAGCCTCGCGGCGGACCCGGCGCGGCGGTCGGAGCACCGCCATGTCGAACTGGTGACGCTGGCCCGGTCGGTGGTCGCCGAGGAGTCGGACCGCACACGCGACAGCGGCCTCACGGTGGTCGTGAACGGTCCGTCGTATCCGCTGTGCGTCGACGGCATCGAGTCCGCGCTGCGCCGCGCGGTCGGCGAGCTGCTGGTGAACGCGATCGGACACACCCCGGCGGGCGGGCGGATCGAGGTGGACCTCGCGCAGGCCGACGGGACGGTGCAGCTCACCGTCACCGACACCGGGTCCGGCTTCGATCCCGCCGAGGCGGAGCGGCTGTTCGAGAGGTTCCACCGGGGCGACGCGGGCGGACAGTACGGTCTGGGACTCGCGCTGCTGCGGGAGGTCATCGCCCATCACGGCGGCACGGTGGCCGCCACCGGCCGCCCGGGGCGTGGCGCGCGGTTCACGATCCGGCTGCCGGAGTGCGCCTCGTCGGGCGTCCCGGATCCGGCGCCCGCGGTCACGGCAGGTCGGTGGTGA
- a CDS encoding NAD(P)-binding domain-containing protein has product MAHDYLIIGAGPAGLQLAASLERDGADYVVLERGSVPGAFFTRFPRHRQLISINKVHTGYDDPELRLRMDWNSLLSDDPELLFTRYSPRYFPAADDLVRYLSDYAARTGVRVRYDTTVTRISRDGGDGGGDGQDGGDGGFAVTDHTGTVWRARRVVVATGVSQPNLPTVPGVELAERYDTFDPDPDSFTDQRVLIIGRGNSAFETADSLMESAAVIHLVGSGSLRLAWKSHYVGHLRAVNNNFLDSYQLKSQNALLDGRVLEIRREADGFCVPVSFERVDEVVKDLHYDRVIVATGFRFDASIFDAGSVPELIVDGRFPALTPVGESTNVPGLYFAGTLTQGPDFKKSTTGFIHGFRYAVRALHRVLRTRHHGEAWPVTELGETAERAADAVVARVNRSSALWQQFAVLGDLLLVDPDGTLRYAEEVPVRHVPGAVRAGDFGQVDAHAVITLEYGADHDRVDPFDVTAARKSQQDTGGLDGRYLHPVVRWYRAGAFVAEHHMTENLENEWDSEEFHRAPLLAFLADRLAAVAPVTP; this is encoded by the coding sequence ATGGCGCACGACTACCTGATCATCGGAGCGGGGCCCGCGGGACTACAGCTCGCCGCCTCCCTGGAGCGTGACGGTGCGGACTACGTCGTCCTGGAGCGCGGCAGCGTTCCGGGCGCGTTCTTCACACGCTTTCCCCGGCATCGCCAACTGATCTCGATCAACAAGGTGCACACCGGCTACGACGATCCCGAGCTACGGCTGCGCATGGACTGGAACTCCCTGCTGAGCGACGATCCGGAGCTGCTCTTCACCCGGTACAGCCCGCGCTATTTCCCGGCGGCCGACGACCTGGTCCGCTACTTGTCGGACTACGCGGCCCGGACCGGGGTGCGCGTGCGGTACGACACCACGGTGACGCGGATCTCCCGTGACGGCGGTGACGGCGGTGGAGACGGGCAGGATGGTGGCGACGGGGGATTCGCCGTCACCGATCACACCGGCACGGTGTGGCGCGCCAGGCGGGTCGTGGTCGCCACCGGAGTCTCCCAGCCGAACCTGCCGACCGTGCCGGGCGTCGAACTGGCCGAGCGCTACGACACGTTCGACCCGGACCCGGACTCCTTCACCGATCAGCGCGTACTGATCATCGGGCGGGGCAACTCCGCGTTCGAGACGGCCGACAGCCTGATGGAGAGCGCGGCGGTCATCCACCTCGTCGGATCGGGTTCCCTGCGGCTGGCGTGGAAGTCGCACTACGTGGGTCATCTGCGCGCGGTGAACAACAACTTCCTCGACAGCTATCAGCTCAAGTCGCAGAACGCGCTCCTCGACGGCCGGGTGCTGGAGATCCGCCGGGAGGCGGACGGCTTCTGCGTGCCGGTGTCCTTCGAGCGGGTCGACGAGGTGGTCAAGGACCTCCACTACGACCGGGTGATCGTCGCCACCGGATTCCGCTTCGACGCCTCGATCTTCGACGCCGGCTCTGTCCCCGAACTGATCGTCGACGGACGCTTCCCCGCCCTCACCCCGGTCGGGGAGTCGACCAACGTGCCCGGCCTGTACTTCGCCGGGACACTGACACAGGGCCCCGACTTCAAGAAGTCCACCACCGGCTTCATCCACGGTTTCCGCTACGCGGTCCGCGCCCTGCACCGCGTGCTGCGTACCCGCCACCACGGCGAGGCCTGGCCGGTGACGGAGCTGGGCGAGACCGCCGAGCGGGCCGCCGACGCGGTCGTCGCCCGCGTCAACCGGTCCTCGGCGCTGTGGCAGCAGTTCGCCGTCCTGGGCGACCTGCTGCTCGTCGACCCGGACGGCACCCTGCGCTACGCGGAGGAGGTACCGGTCCGCCATGTGCCCGGCGCCGTACGCGCGGGAGACTTCGGGCAGGTGGACGCCCACGCGGTGATCACCCTGGAGTACGGGGCCGACCACGACCGGGTGGACCCCTTCGACGTCACCGCGGCGCGCAAGTCGCAGCAGGACACGGGCGGTCTGGACGGCCGGTACCTGCATCCGGTCGTCCGCTGGTACCGGGCCGGTGCGTTCGTCGCCGAGCACCACATGACGGAGAACCTGGAGAACGAGTGGGACAGTGAGGAGTTCCACCGCGCGCCCCTGCTCGCGTTCCTCGCCGACCGCCTCGCCGCCGTCGCCCCGGTGACACCGTGA
- a CDS encoding response regulator transcription factor — protein MQDPWRLLLVEDDQELGTMLSEVLRDEGYAVDVATDGQRGLHLGLARQYDVLVVDRRLPVLDGLDLLGRLRSRAVRTPVMLLTAMGTVHDRVDGLDAGADDYLVKPFELDEFSARLRALCRRALDVADVLRIGSGHLHVSRREVELADGERIALAAREFELLWVLASRPATVYSRAELRRAVFHETPATSIVDTYVYYLRRKLGRQVVRTVRGLGYRLGAL, from the coding sequence GTGCAAGACCCTTGGCGGCTGCTCCTGGTCGAGGACGACCAGGAGTTGGGCACGATGCTCTCCGAGGTGTTGCGGGACGAGGGATACGCGGTCGACGTGGCGACGGACGGTCAGCGCGGCCTGCACCTCGGCCTCGCCCGGCAGTACGACGTGCTCGTCGTCGACCGGCGCCTGCCCGTGCTCGACGGCCTCGACCTGCTGGGCCGGCTGCGCTCTCGCGCGGTCCGTACACCGGTCATGCTGCTGACCGCGATGGGCACGGTCCACGACCGGGTCGACGGCCTGGACGCGGGTGCCGACGACTACCTGGTCAAGCCCTTCGAGCTGGACGAGTTCAGCGCCCGATTACGGGCTCTGTGCCGCCGGGCACTCGATGTGGCCGACGTGCTGAGGATCGGCTCGGGGCACCTGCACGTCAGCCGGCGCGAGGTGGAACTGGCCGACGGCGAGCGGATCGCCCTCGCCGCGCGGGAGTTCGAACTGCTGTGGGTGCTGGCCTCCCGCCCCGCAACCGTGTACTCGCGGGCGGAGCTGCGCCGGGCCGTCTTCCACGAGACGCCCGCGACCTCCATCGTCGACACCTACGTCTACTACCTGCGCCGCAAACTCGGCCGGCAGGTGGTGCGCACGGTCCGTGGCCTGGGCTACCGCCTGGGGGCGCTGTGA
- a CDS encoding L,D-transpeptidase has protein sequence MGVSHLSDGPEPWSRRGVLAVLAAVPAAVLTGCGSRADASDATSGSTPAASTAASTATASASATAKAPTLTLTPADGSRNADFTSPVKVTASSGTLSHVRVTASDGAALAGSFDESRTTWTSDRNPYSGTAYTVTAAVAAGAGTQDATEQALSFTTRTPANTFVGRFTPEAGSTSGVGMPVSVTFTHAVTDRAAVEKAITVTADPQVEVVGHWFSDTRLDFRPEEYWAAGTKITLALRLKDVEGASGVYGTQSKDVTFHIGREQISTVDLAAKTMTVRRDGRTLATYPVSGGDAEHTTWSGIMVISERFEKTRMESSTVGLGDEYDIGDVPHAQRLTTSGTFIHGNYWASSSVFGDSNTTHGCIGLRDAKGGGDTAEPGHAFYKSSMLGDVVVVENSGEDTVDPANGLNGWNMSWANWRAGSAF, from the coding sequence GTGGGCGTCTCGCACCTATCCGACGGGCCGGAGCCATGGTCCCGGCGGGGCGTTCTCGCCGTGCTCGCAGCCGTACCGGCCGCCGTGCTCACGGGCTGCGGCTCCCGGGCCGACGCCTCGGACGCGACCTCCGGCAGCACCCCCGCGGCCTCCACGGCCGCCTCCACCGCCACCGCTTCCGCCTCCGCCACGGCGAAGGCCCCCACTCTCACCCTCACCCCCGCCGACGGCAGCCGGAACGCCGACTTCACCAGCCCGGTCAAGGTCACCGCCTCCTCCGGCACGCTCTCCCACGTGCGGGTCACGGCCTCCGACGGCGCCGCCCTCGCCGGGTCCTTCGACGAGTCCCGTACGACGTGGACCTCCGACCGGAACCCGTACTCCGGCACCGCGTACACGGTCACGGCCGCGGTCGCAGCCGGGGCCGGGACCCAGGACGCCACCGAGCAGGCCCTCTCCTTCACCACCAGGACGCCCGCGAACACCTTCGTCGGGCGGTTCACCCCCGAGGCGGGGTCCACCTCCGGCGTCGGCATGCCCGTGTCCGTCACCTTCACGCACGCCGTGACGGACCGCGCCGCCGTCGAGAAGGCGATCACGGTGACCGCGGACCCGCAGGTCGAGGTCGTGGGGCACTGGTTCAGCGACACCCGGCTCGACTTCCGGCCCGAGGAGTACTGGGCGGCGGGCACGAAGATCACCCTCGCCCTGCGGCTGAAGGACGTCGAGGGCGCGTCCGGTGTCTACGGCACCCAGTCCAAGGACGTCACCTTCCACATCGGCCGCGAGCAGATCAGTACGGTCGACCTGGCGGCGAAGACGATGACGGTACGGCGGGACGGGCGGACCCTCGCCACGTACCCCGTGTCGGGCGGGGACGCCGAGCACACCACCTGGTCCGGGATCATGGTGATCAGCGAGCGGTTCGAGAAGACACGGATGGAGTCGTCCACGGTCGGGCTCGGCGACGAGTACGACATCGGCGACGTGCCGCACGCACAGCGCCTGACGACCTCGGGCACGTTCATCCACGGCAACTACTGGGCGTCGTCGTCCGTCTTCGGCGACAGCAACACCACGCACGGCTGCATCGGGCTGCGCGACGCCAAGGGCGGGGGCGACACCGCCGAGCCCGGCCACGCCTTCTACAAGAGCTCCATGCTCGGAGACGTGGTCGTGGTGGAGAACTCGGGCGAGGACACGGTGGATCCGGCGAACGGCCTCAACGGCTGGAACATGTCGTGGGCCAACTGGCGTGCGGGAAGCGCTTTCTGA
- a CDS encoding aromatic amino acid ammonia-lyase, protein MLTTLDTVSLTGPLDSAVLRRAAAPLTVTVDDVTRARIDHSRRLFRDLLHGDGDSRIYGATTGFGALVGYAGRADEADQCDNTLAHLGAGQGPDLPPAIVRAALLLRARSLAQGLSGVSAEVVERLTALFATTFTPAVPRYGSVGASGDLIPLAYATQALRGRGHAYLDGRRMPAAEALTTAGLRPLALDGRDALALVNGTSVTTAATALALDGVRAAHRALATLTCLLADLLGCDPGFLDEDLLRAYGHPGAVHVGARMRHTLTGVTPSGTRPLQEPYSIRCAPQLLGAAEDALRYVDGVVAADLGGVSDNPLFFPADRGTGKDTGAAGGTDRGTDRGADAGQVTGPGEGARPGAGAGPGKVVHGGNFFGQPAAFAADLLASVTAQLGNLAERQLDLLVDPARNGGLPPMLATAPGREHGLQGVQLATTSLVAEIRRAATPAGMQSLPTNLHNQDVVPFGTQAALRSYDMAELLGLLCGSLAVGLRQAVHVGARRPTAPGCGELLDALVATVPAVERDRPLDADVRAAARLLLTTDLP, encoded by the coding sequence GTGCTCACCACCCTGGACACCGTCTCGCTGACCGGGCCGCTGGACTCCGCGGTCCTGCGCCGCGCGGCCGCGCCGCTCACCGTCACGGTCGACGACGTGACCCGTGCGCGCATCGACCACAGCCGGCGGCTCTTCCGCGATCTGCTGCACGGCGACGGGGACAGCCGAATCTACGGCGCCACCACGGGTTTCGGCGCGCTCGTCGGCTATGCCGGCCGTGCCGACGAGGCCGACCAGTGCGACAACACCCTGGCCCATCTCGGCGCGGGCCAGGGCCCGGACCTGCCGCCGGCGATCGTACGCGCGGCCCTGCTGCTGCGCGCCCGGTCCCTCGCGCAGGGGCTGTCCGGTGTGTCCGCCGAGGTCGTCGAACGGCTCACCGCCCTGTTCGCCACGACGTTCACCCCCGCCGTCCCGCGCTACGGCTCGGTGGGGGCGAGCGGCGACCTGATCCCGCTCGCCTATGCCACTCAGGCGCTGCGGGGCCGCGGACACGCCTATCTGGACGGCCGCCGCATGCCGGCCGCCGAGGCCCTGACCACCGCAGGTCTGCGCCCGCTGGCCCTCGACGGCCGGGACGCGCTCGCCCTGGTCAACGGCACCTCCGTCACCACCGCCGCCACGGCGCTGGCCCTAGACGGCGTCCGCGCCGCTCACCGCGCGCTGGCCACACTCACCTGTCTGCTGGCCGACCTCCTCGGCTGCGACCCCGGCTTCCTCGACGAGGATCTGCTGCGCGCCTACGGGCACCCCGGCGCGGTCCACGTCGGCGCCCGCATGCGGCACACCCTCACCGGCGTGACACCGTCCGGGACCCGGCCCCTTCAGGAGCCGTACAGCATCCGCTGTGCCCCGCAGCTGCTCGGCGCCGCGGAGGACGCCCTGCGGTACGTCGACGGCGTGGTCGCCGCGGATCTCGGCGGCGTCAGTGACAACCCGCTGTTCTTCCCCGCCGACCGGGGGACGGGGAAGGACACGGGGGCGGCCGGGGGAACGGACAGGGGGACGGACAGGGGCGCGGACGCAGGACAGGTCACCGGGCCGGGAGAAGGCGCCCGGCCGGGAGCAGGCGCCGGGCCGGGAAAGGTGGTGCACGGCGGGAACTTCTTCGGGCAGCCCGCCGCCTTCGCCGCCGACCTGTTGGCGTCCGTCACCGCCCAGCTGGGCAATCTGGCCGAGCGCCAGCTCGACCTGCTGGTGGATCCGGCGCGCAACGGCGGGCTGCCGCCGATGCTCGCCACGGCGCCGGGCCGGGAGCACGGACTGCAGGGCGTGCAGCTGGCCACCACCTCGCTCGTCGCCGAGATCCGCCGCGCGGCGACACCGGCCGGGATGCAGAGCCTGCCGACCAACCTCCACAACCAGGACGTCGTCCCGTTCGGCACCCAGGCCGCCCTGCGCTCCTACGACATGGCGGAGCTGCTCGGCCTGCTGTGCGGGTCCCTCGCCGTCGGGCTGCGCCAGGCCGTGCACGTCGGGGCGCGCCGCCCCACCGCGCCCGGGTGCGGCGAACTGCTCGACGCCCTCGTCGCAACGGTTCCGGCGGTCGAGCGGGACCGGCCGCTGGACGCCGACGTCCGGGCCGCGGCCCGGCTGCTCCTCACCACCGACCTGCCGTGA